The Deltaproteobacteria bacterium genome has a window encoding:
- a CDS encoding metalloregulator ArsR/SmtB family transcription factor has translation MRNEEVIAALAALAQETRLGVFRLLVRAGAGGLPVGAIGDELGIPAATLSFHLKELRNAGLVSCRCEGTSRIYTPSFARVSELIRFLTANCCAGVSGSGPAPGARRGAARKTAASARRAAGGRRP, from the coding sequence ATGCGCAACGAGGAGGTGATCGCGGCGCTCGCCGCGCTGGCGCAGGAGACGCGGCTCGGGGTGTTCCGCCTGCTCGTGCGGGCCGGCGCCGGAGGGCTGCCGGTGGGCGCGATCGGCGACGAGCTCGGGATCCCGGCCGCGACGCTCTCCTTCCACCTGAAGGAGCTGCGGAACGCCGGCCTCGTGAGCTGCCGCTGCGAGGGGACCTCGCGGATCTACACGCCGAGCTTCGCGAGGGTCTCCGAGCTGATCCGCTTCCTGACGGCCAACTGCTGCGCGGGCGTCTCGGGCTCGGGCCCCGCGCCGGGTGCCCGCCGCGGGGCTGCTCGCAAGACGGCGGCGAGCGCCCGGAGGGCGGCGGGAGGGAGGCGCCCGTGA
- a CDS encoding histidine phosphatase family protein — MASGSAADRPGEVWLVRHGETPWSRDGLHTSHSDPDLTERGEASARALAGRLRTERFDLVLTSPRLRARRTAALAGFAAAEADGDLVEWDYGRYEGISTPEIRRSVPGWTVWTHPCPGGETAQEVSERLDRVIARARAAGGRTLLFGHGHALRALAARWIGQEVTLGRSLRLDTGTLSTLGWERESPVILCWNAGAR, encoded by the coding sequence ATGGCCAGCGGCAGCGCCGCCGATCGCCCGGGCGAGGTGTGGCTCGTCCGTCACGGCGAGACGCCCTGGAGCCGGGACGGGCTCCACACCTCGCACAGCGATCCGGATCTGACCGAACGCGGCGAGGCGAGCGCCCGGGCGCTCGCCGGGCGCCTGCGCACCGAGCGCTTCGACCTCGTCCTCACGAGCCCCCGGCTGCGCGCCCGGCGTACCGCCGCGCTGGCGGGCTTCGCCGCGGCCGAGGCCGACGGCGACCTGGTCGAGTGGGACTACGGGCGCTACGAGGGCATCTCGACGCCCGAGATCCGACGGTCCGTGCCCGGCTGGACGGTGTGGACGCATCCCTGTCCCGGCGGCGAGACGGCGCAGGAGGTGTCGGAGCGGCTCGACCGGGTGATCGCCCGGGCCCGGGCCGCCGGCGGCCGGACCCTCCTCTTCGGACACGGACATGCGTTGCGCGCCCTCGCCGCACGCTGGATCGGGCAGGAGGTCACGCTGGGCCGCTCGCTGCGGCTCGACACGGGCACCCTCTCGACGCTCGGCTGGGAGCGGGAGAGCCCCGTGATCCTGTGCTGGAACGCCGGGGCCCGGTAG
- a CDS encoding bifunctional 3-(3-hydroxy-phenyl)propionate/3-hydroxycinnamic acid hydroxylase, with protein sequence MPIAQHRPVSVVIVGAGPTGVVAAHLLAQRGIDVLLLEREAAPYPLPRAVHFDDETFRVFQAIGLHAEIAARSRAIPGMQLVDRSLRPVFELPRRAESGPHGLPESSFFDQPELELVLREGLARRPNVTLLARTEMEAIEQDRDDGPAPVRVTFRDRESGVLSEVWTQAVLACDGARSRTRGFVGVAMEDLGFDETWLVVDVRSPAPFVAFPGVQQVCDPGRPSTYMPVLEDRHRWEFMLMPGDVPAEMTRPERVRALVAPWLGDRDPSTLELLRAAVYTFRSIVARPWRRGRVFLLGDAAHQTPPFLGQGLCAGVRDAANLAWKLALHLRGDADARILDSYESERRPHARRVIHAAVRIGRSMTRGTPGRLAWQHRLARAAGGLLGSDDLLAEHLFGRLGRGALVCPARRRGDLAGRFLPQGPVTTRDGAEHLLDDALGTGFVVLGDGHAPLGPPGAEERSFWKRLDTRFVRVVASEAEASAHASDETTTLVDRSGRIGAALAAGGAHALLVRPDRTILAAAPRPELARWRTLLHEAGIGA encoded by the coding sequence ATGCCGATCGCGCAGCACCGTCCCGTCTCCGTGGTGATCGTGGGCGCCGGGCCCACCGGCGTGGTGGCGGCGCACCTCCTCGCGCAGCGCGGCATCGACGTCCTGCTGCTCGAGCGCGAGGCGGCGCCGTACCCCCTGCCGCGCGCCGTCCACTTCGACGACGAGACCTTCCGCGTCTTCCAGGCGATCGGCCTCCACGCGGAGATCGCCGCGCGCTCGCGCGCGATCCCGGGCATGCAGCTCGTGGACCGCTCGCTGCGGCCGGTCTTCGAGCTGCCGCGCCGGGCGGAGAGCGGGCCCCACGGCCTGCCCGAATCGAGCTTCTTCGACCAGCCCGAGCTCGAGCTCGTCCTGCGCGAGGGCCTTGCGAGGCGCCCGAACGTGACGCTCCTCGCGCGCACGGAGATGGAGGCCATCGAGCAGGACCGCGACGACGGGCCGGCCCCCGTGCGCGTCACCTTCCGCGATCGCGAGAGCGGCGTGCTCTCGGAGGTGTGGACGCAGGCCGTGCTCGCCTGCGACGGCGCGCGCAGCCGCACGCGCGGCTTCGTCGGTGTCGCGATGGAGGACCTCGGCTTCGACGAGACCTGGCTCGTCGTGGACGTACGCTCGCCGGCACCCTTCGTCGCCTTCCCCGGCGTGCAGCAGGTCTGCGATCCCGGGCGGCCCTCGACCTACATGCCGGTGCTCGAGGACCGCCATCGCTGGGAGTTCATGCTCATGCCCGGCGACGTACCGGCCGAGATGACGCGGCCCGAGCGGGTCCGCGCGCTCGTCGCGCCCTGGCTCGGCGATCGCGATCCGTCCACCCTGGAGCTGCTCCGCGCCGCCGTCTACACCTTCCGCTCGATCGTGGCGCGGCCGTGGCGGCGCGGCCGCGTCTTCCTCCTCGGCGACGCGGCGCACCAGACGCCGCCCTTCCTCGGGCAGGGCCTGTGCGCGGGCGTGCGCGACGCCGCGAACCTCGCCTGGAAGCTCGCGCTGCACCTGCGCGGCGATGCGGATGCGCGGATCCTCGACAGCTACGAGAGCGAGCGCCGCCCGCACGCGCGCCGCGTGATCCACGCGGCCGTGCGGATCGGCCGCTCGATGACGCGGGGGACGCCCGGCCGGCTCGCCTGGCAGCACCGGCTCGCCCGCGCGGCCGGGGGGCTCCTCGGCAGCGACGACCTCCTCGCCGAGCATCTCTTCGGCCGGCTCGGCCGGGGGGCGCTCGTGTGTCCGGCACGCCGGCGCGGCGATCTCGCCGGGCGCTTCCTGCCGCAGGGGCCCGTCACGACCCGCGACGGCGCGGAGCACCTCCTCGACGACGCCCTCGGCACGGGCTTCGTCGTGCTCGGCGACGGCCATGCCCCGCTCGGGCCGCCCGGGGCGGAGGAGCGCTCGTTCTGGAAGCGCCTCGACACGCGCTTCGTGCGCGTCGTCGCCTCGGAGGCCGAGGCAAGCGCGCACGCGAGCGACGAGACGACGACGCTCGTCGACCGCTCGGGCCGCATCGGCGCGGCGCTCGCCGCCGGCGGCGCCCACGCGCTGCTCGTGCGCCCGGACCGCACGATCCTGGCCGCAGCCCCCCGTCCCGAGCTCGCGCGCTGGCGCACGCTCCTGCACGAGGCGGGGATCGGCGCGTAG
- a CDS encoding fumarylacetoacetate hydrolase family protein gives MGLSLVHFRDADDAEGAWGVLAPDGVRRLPGSYPTTARLLAKGLDAARALARTPGGGARPLAELELLAPVTHPCRVIAQGMNYRSHLEEIGLDPDAKRFNVLFRKSSAAITGPRDAIVRPPHVRLLDYEVELGLVIGTATRGPTVVEDATLPRFVAGLVVANDVSARDVQLPQTQFYKGKSYRTFCPAGPVLFVPEPAELARWRELRLTLRVNGEVRQDASAGDMVFDPAATLTELTQIEDLDPGDLILTGTPGGVALRSPPALVQRLVSLLPEARRWELFLRAQARRRAYLQPGDRVTATIRTPDGAIDLGGQENLVR, from the coding sequence ATGGGCCTCTCGCTCGTTCACTTCCGCGACGCCGACGACGCCGAGGGCGCCTGGGGCGTGCTCGCCCCGGACGGCGTGCGCCGGCTTCCCGGCTCCTACCCGACCACGGCCCGGCTGCTGGCGAAGGGCCTCGACGCGGCGCGCGCGCTCGCGCGCACGCCCGGCGGCGGCGCCCGGCCGCTCGCGGAGCTCGAGCTGCTCGCGCCCGTCACCCACCCCTGCCGCGTGATCGCCCAGGGCATGAACTACCGCTCGCACCTCGAGGAGATCGGACTCGACCCGGACGCGAAGCGCTTCAACGTGCTCTTCCGCAAGTCGTCGGCCGCGATCACCGGGCCACGCGACGCGATCGTGCGGCCGCCGCACGTGCGGCTGCTCGACTACGAGGTCGAGCTCGGCCTCGTGATCGGCACGGCCACGCGCGGCCCGACCGTGGTGGAGGACGCCACCCTGCCGCGCTTCGTGGCAGGGCTCGTCGTCGCCAACGACGTGAGTGCCCGCGACGTGCAGCTCCCGCAGACCCAGTTCTACAAGGGCAAGAGCTACCGGACCTTCTGCCCGGCGGGCCCCGTGCTCTTCGTCCCGGAGCCGGCCGAGCTCGCGCGCTGGCGCGAGCTGCGGCTCACGCTGCGCGTGAACGGGGAGGTGCGGCAGGACGCGAGCGCCGGCGACATGGTCTTCGACCCCGCGGCGACGCTCACGGAGCTGACCCAGATCGAGGACCTCGACCCGGGCGACCTGATCCTGACGGGGACACCGGGCGGCGTCGCGCTCCGGTCGCCGCCCGCGCTCGTGCAGCGCCTCGTCTCGCTCCTGCCCGAGGCCCGGCGCTGGGAGCTCTTCCTGCGCGCGCAGGCCCGGCGCCGCGCGTACCTGCAGCCGGGCGATCGCGTCACCGCCACGATCCGCACGCCGGATGGCGCGATCGACCTCGGCGGGCAGGAGAACCTCGTCCGCTGA
- a CDS encoding VOC family protein: MSRPFPFLSSTDRADVERGRVLDPLVRAEDVAHVALVTPDLERAERFYQDFGLFPSACSPDAVWLRAHGPAHHAVILRRGPRARFEAVAMRVDSELALRRLASLPGAAPIERITEPGGGLRVRLAAPGGLAVHAVHGIAEVAPLPRRPALAANRPAEKPRVDGTQRPARAPAELARLGHVALETTHFARTLLFWMRTFGMIVSDFQWLEEAPGRGPVMAFTRCDRGEQPSDHHTIAIAAGAGDGLAHAAFETEDLDAIAAGGAWLRERGWRHVWGIGRHILGSQLFDYWRDPDGRTLEHYADGDVLTAPAGTGRTPFRGTTLYQWGPPLPADFVGPPPGPRFFVDLLRRRLGHEELRLGRLAAQRRALAR, translated from the coding sequence ATGAGCCGTCCCTTCCCGTTCCTCTCGTCCACCGATCGGGCCGACGTCGAGCGCGGGCGGGTGCTCGACCCGCTCGTGCGGGCCGAGGACGTCGCGCACGTCGCGCTCGTGACGCCCGATCTCGAGCGTGCGGAGCGCTTCTACCAGGACTTCGGCCTCTTCCCGTCGGCCTGCTCGCCAGACGCGGTCTGGCTGCGCGCGCACGGGCCGGCGCATCACGCCGTGATCCTGCGGCGCGGGCCGCGCGCGCGCTTCGAGGCCGTCGCGATGCGCGTCGACTCGGAGCTCGCCCTGCGGCGGCTCGCCTCGCTCCCCGGGGCCGCGCCGATCGAGCGCATCACCGAGCCGGGCGGCGGGCTGCGCGTGCGCCTCGCCGCGCCCGGCGGGCTCGCGGTGCACGCGGTCCACGGGATCGCCGAGGTGGCGCCGCTCCCGCGCCGCCCGGCACTCGCCGCGAACCGGCCCGCGGAGAAGCCCCGCGTCGACGGCACGCAGCGCCCCGCGCGCGCGCCCGCCGAGCTCGCCCGCCTCGGGCACGTCGCGCTCGAGACCACCCACTTCGCGCGCACCCTGCTCTTCTGGATGCGCACCTTCGGGATGATCGTGTCGGACTTCCAGTGGCTCGAGGAGGCGCCCGGGCGCGGTCCGGTGATGGCGTTCACCCGCTGCGATCGCGGCGAGCAGCCGAGCGATCACCACACGATCGCGATCGCCGCCGGCGCGGGCGACGGCCTCGCGCACGCCGCCTTCGAGACCGAGGATCTCGACGCCATCGCCGCCGGCGGCGCCTGGCTGCGCGAGCGCGGCTGGCGCCACGTCTGGGGCATCGGGCGGCACATCCTCGGCAGCCAGCTCTTCGACTACTGGCGCGACCCCGATGGCCGGACGCTCGAGCACTACGCGGACGGTGACGTGCTGACGGCGCCGGCCGGGACGGGCCGCACGCCCTTCCGCGGCACGACCCTCTACCAGTGGGGCCCGCCGCTGCCCGCGGACTTCGTGGGCCCGCCGCCGGGGCCCCGGTTCTTCGTGGACCTGCTGCGCCGCCGCCTAGGCCACGAGGAGCTGCGGCTCGGCCGCCTCGCCGCACAGCGGCGGGCGCTCGCGCGCTGA
- a CDS encoding helix-turn-helix domain containing protein encodes MARLPARHAAPAPPAAPEGRRQRRRRETRERLLDATRRVIAESGLEAATIARIAEAADVGFGTFYSYFPSREAALLATVRHVLDRVAAENDALSAGLEDPAELLAIGLANVLALAGRDPATASFALALTMSGHPELWHALRRRMQADLRRGRAAGRFQVEALEVVIEMVSGGVMRALAARLEGRLGPDADVAFVTHVLRLLGVADAAEIARAGGRRVREGLAPAEESR; translated from the coding sequence ATGGCCCGCCTGCCCGCCCGCCACGCCGCTCCCGCGCCGCCGGCCGCGCCCGAGGGCCGCCGCCAGCGCCGCCGCCGCGAGACCCGCGAGCGCCTGCTCGACGCCACGCGCCGCGTGATCGCCGAGAGCGGGCTCGAGGCCGCGACGATCGCGCGCATCGCCGAGGCCGCGGACGTCGGCTTCGGGACCTTCTACTCGTACTTCCCTTCGCGCGAGGCGGCGCTGCTCGCGACCGTCCGCCACGTCCTCGACCGCGTGGCCGCCGAGAACGACGCGCTCTCGGCCGGGCTCGAAGACCCGGCCGAGCTGCTCGCGATCGGCCTTGCGAACGTGCTCGCGCTCGCCGGGCGCGATCCCGCGACGGCGTCCTTCGCCCTCGCGCTCACCATGAGCGGGCATCCCGAGCTCTGGCACGCGCTCCGCCGGCGCATGCAGGCCGACCTGCGCCGGGGCCGCGCGGCCGGGCGCTTCCAGGTCGAGGCGCTCGAGGTCGTGATCGAGATGGTGAGCGGCGGCGTGATGCGCGCGCTCGCGGCACGGCTCGAGGGACGGCTCGGCCCCGACGCGGACGTCGCCTTCGTGACCCACGTCCTGCGCCTGCTCGGCGTGGCCGACGCCGCGGAGATCGCGCGTGCGGGCGGGCGCCGCGTCCGGGAGGGTCTTGCGCCCGCGGAGGAGAGCCGATGA
- a CDS encoding thrombospondin type 3 repeat-containing protein, which translates to MAARPGLRCAGAGLLVLGLAPLAAPAVVDVTYDLHFRVYCDPPSGPELCFQGSGWTSVADIRAAYAKRVVPVLNRIYEPTGISFRLHALDYDESRPDFTAVERPSKLDPPTTADDAIRDMREIARLPANAGRIQVFALPRLKTAFSAVAPESACSGGTDDLRACNPADPGACPGGSCDSLPNYGVFVGVGLPGDPILLAHELAHHFCLGHTQSGADRGDQGGVCGPPVNHSGDGIADTPPDPGPMERKKRSEYDAASPAEQAEIATLFDAIVPDAKAHLRHPSYLDLDFFGCHQWCDWSRSSVGFSSPVNEILGEPKRVQQCSPVCYETGPGPAPALQVDLGHAPDTALVISYYFRECSGPWVIGGNVVPAFTPQQAAHVESCIGDVPERVGYADVCETRGGDSDRDGICDQDDGCKLAFDPAQTDSDGDGKPDACDLAPLYVGDIGIDHDLDGFGDLVDPDADNDGCPNGGDQHPHDAQLPVATRLQPGCEPPSVTLYAFEGADADADDLPNCADADDDQDGIPDPQDPCPLVPGTSGCVIDGGICPPPWLTLCLGPGCLPIFDLVVVSLVNPAEALHFDFQIVGEQLVVAPLPGRSLGETLYALQGGFFTGSRGAPPSLQLEIRSRASGATEAVVLSGFDAGDVTIDFDRTGRLLALTPDGVGGLLLEPTFAAGAPAGLAFPDGDADGVPDLADLCLEVADPDSRDTDHDGFGDACDLDLDQDGVVSAAEHALVGACDGVDLASPVALLAAGEDGEPEPSRSELERLGLQARCGPADLDGSGFVDLADARLAGALLGRPPGPSGVTAIPEPAGQALLALATLAGMACGRRGPGRRHRACEGIGDRAARRRR; encoded by the coding sequence ATGGCGGCTCGTCCCGGCCTGCGCTGCGCCGGCGCCGGCCTGCTCGTGCTCGGTCTTGCCCCGCTCGCGGCGCCGGCCGTGGTCGACGTCACCTACGACCTGCACTTCCGGGTCTACTGCGACCCGCCGAGCGGCCCGGAGCTCTGCTTCCAGGGATCGGGATGGACGAGCGTGGCCGACATCCGGGCGGCCTACGCGAAGCGCGTGGTCCCGGTGCTGAACCGGATCTACGAGCCCACCGGGATCTCGTTCCGGCTCCATGCGCTCGACTACGACGAGTCGCGGCCCGACTTCACCGCCGTCGAGCGGCCGAGCAAGCTCGACCCGCCGACGACCGCCGACGACGCGATCCGCGACATGCGCGAAATCGCGCGCCTGCCCGCCAACGCCGGGCGCATCCAGGTGTTCGCGCTGCCACGGCTGAAGACCGCGTTCTCGGCGGTTGCGCCCGAGTCCGCGTGCAGCGGCGGCACCGACGACCTGCGCGCGTGCAACCCCGCCGATCCCGGCGCCTGTCCGGGCGGCAGCTGCGACTCCCTGCCCAACTACGGCGTGTTCGTCGGTGTCGGGCTGCCCGGCGATCCGATCCTCCTCGCCCACGAGCTCGCGCACCACTTCTGCCTCGGGCACACGCAGTCGGGCGCCGATCGCGGGGACCAGGGCGGCGTCTGCGGGCCCCCGGTGAACCACAGCGGAGACGGCATCGCCGACACGCCCCCGGATCCGGGGCCGATGGAGCGCAAGAAGCGCAGCGAGTACGACGCCGCCAGCCCCGCCGAGCAGGCCGAGATCGCGACGCTCTTCGACGCCATCGTGCCGGATGCGAAGGCCCATCTCCGCCACCCCAGCTACCTGGACCTCGACTTCTTCGGCTGTCACCAGTGGTGCGACTGGAGCCGTTCGAGCGTGGGCTTCTCCTCGCCGGTCAACGAGATCCTCGGCGAGCCGAAGCGGGTCCAGCAGTGCAGCCCCGTCTGCTACGAGACGGGCCCCGGGCCCGCACCCGCGCTCCAGGTGGACCTCGGCCACGCGCCCGACACCGCGCTCGTCATCTCCTACTACTTCCGGGAGTGCAGCGGGCCGTGGGTGATCGGAGGCAACGTGGTCCCGGCCTTCACGCCCCAGCAGGCCGCGCACGTCGAGAGCTGCATCGGGGACGTTCCCGAGCGGGTGGGCTACGCCGACGTGTGCGAGACGCGCGGCGGCGACAGCGACCGCGACGGCATCTGCGACCAGGACGACGGCTGCAAGCTGGCCTTCGACCCCGCCCAGACCGACAGCGACGGCGACGGCAAGCCGGACGCCTGCGACCTGGCGCCGCTCTACGTCGGAGACATCGGGATCGACCACGACCTCGACGGCTTCGGCGACCTCGTCGACCCGGATGCCGACAACGACGGCTGTCCGAACGGGGGCGACCAGCACCCGCACGACGCCCAGCTTCCGGTGGCGACAAGGCTCCAGCCCGGCTGCGAGCCGCCGTCCGTGACGCTCTACGCCTTCGAGGGCGCCGATGCCGACGCCGACGACCTGCCGAACTGCGCCGACGCCGACGACGACCAGGACGGCATTCCCGATCCGCAGGACCCGTGCCCGCTCGTCCCGGGCACGAGCGGCTGCGTGATCGACGGCGGCATCTGTCCGCCGCCCTGGCTCACGCTCTGCCTGGGTCCCGGCTGCCTGCCGATCTTCGACCTCGTCGTGGTGTCGCTCGTGAACCCGGCCGAGGCGCTGCACTTCGACTTCCAGATCGTGGGCGAGCAGCTCGTCGTGGCGCCGCTGCCCGGGCGCAGCCTCGGCGAGACCCTCTACGCGCTCCAGGGAGGCTTCTTCACGGGGTCGCGCGGCGCCCCGCCGAGCCTCCAGCTCGAGATCCGCTCGCGGGCGAGCGGCGCCACCGAGGCCGTCGTGCTCTCGGGCTTCGACGCCGGGGACGTGACGATCGACTTCGACCGCACGGGACGCCTCCTCGCGCTCACGCCCGACGGTGTCGGAGGTCTCCTCCTCGAGCCGACCTTCGCGGCCGGGGCCCCCGCCGGCCTCGCCTTCCCCGACGGCGACGCCGACGGCGTCCCGGATCTCGCCGATCTCTGCCTGGAGGTCGCGGATCCCGATTCGCGCGACACCGACCACGACGGCTTCGGCGACGCCTGTGACCTCGACCTCGACCAGGACGGCGTCGTGTCGGCCGCGGAGCACGCGCTGGTCGGCGCCTGCGACGGCGTGGACCTCGCAAGCCCCGTGGCGCTCCTCGCGGCTGGCGAGGACGGCGAGCCCGAGCCCTCGCGGAGCGAGCTCGAGCGGCTCGGGCTCCAGGCCCGCTGCGGGCCCGCCGACCTCGACGGCAGCGGGTTCGTCGACCTCGCCGACGCGCGCCTCGCCGGCGCGCTGCTCGGGCGGCCGCCCGGGCCGTCCGGCGTGACGGCGATTCCCGAGCCGGCCGGGCAGGCGCTGCTCGCCCTCGCGACCCTCGCCGGGATGGCGTGCGGGCGGCGCGGCCCGGGCCGGCGGCACAGGGCCTGTGAAGGAATCGGCGACCGAGCAGCGCGCCGTCGCCGGTAG
- a CDS encoding DUF1304 domain-containing protein, translated as MSRWADLGVALVALQHLGFLVLEMFLWTEPLGLRTFGLTPAFAEASRVLAANQGLYNGFLAAGLVFGLLRAGDRRATQIFFLGCAAVAGVFGALSAQPAILFVQALPALAALALVLLARRRS; from the coding sequence ATGAGCCGCTGGGCAGACCTCGGGGTCGCGCTCGTGGCGCTCCAGCACCTCGGGTTCCTGGTCCTCGAGATGTTCCTGTGGACGGAGCCGCTCGGCCTGCGGACCTTCGGGCTGACCCCCGCGTTCGCGGAGGCGTCCCGGGTGCTCGCGGCGAACCAGGGCCTCTACAACGGCTTCCTGGCGGCGGGGCTGGTCTTCGGCCTGCTCCGCGCCGGCGATCGGCGGGCGACCCAGATCTTCTTCCTCGGCTGTGCCGCGGTCGCGGGCGTCTTCGGCGCCCTCAGCGCGCAGCCGGCGATCCTGTTCGTCCAGGCCCTGCCCGCGCTCGCCGCGCTCGCGCTCGTGCTCCTCGCGCGCCGGCGCTCCTGA
- a CDS encoding FGGY-family carbohydrate kinase, with translation MAARTQILVVDVGTSGVRAAAVGEDARIVHEERREVLPSSPGPGLVEFDAHELARAALAVARATIAAVGPVAAVGIANQRASAVAWSRATGAPVGPGLGWQDLRTIEHCRRLHAAGLPVTPNGTATKAAWLLEHAGVRDRDDVCVGTVDAWIAWTLSGGALHVTDASNASASGMGSAAAGDWNGELLRAVGVPRHALPAIVDSSGILGPARALPGAPPIAGIAGDQQASLAGQGCVAPGMAKITFGTGAMLDVCLGPERPGFELTGPQGCVPLVAWRVRGALTWLLEGLVLAAGSNVEWLRDGLGLLADTDDCHSVAASCASSEGVVFVPALLGLGTPYWDYEARGALLGLSRTTRRAHVVRAVLEGIAQRAADLVEAAEVDGGRAIATLRIDGGMSANPTFVQAVADATGRPVAVSAEPEATTLGAAFLAGLAIGTWKGWDDVAAALPPARRVEPAGSFDRARWREACRRAAKLAAPPPAATR, from the coding sequence ATGGCTGCCCGGACGCAGATCCTCGTCGTCGACGTCGGAACGAGCGGCGTGCGCGCGGCCGCCGTCGGCGAGGACGCGCGCATCGTCCACGAGGAGCGGCGGGAGGTGCTGCCGTCCTCGCCGGGCCCCGGGCTCGTCGAGTTCGACGCGCACGAGCTCGCCCGGGCGGCGCTCGCGGTGGCGCGGGCGACGATCGCCGCGGTGGGCCCCGTCGCCGCCGTCGGCATCGCGAACCAGCGCGCGTCGGCGGTCGCCTGGAGCCGCGCGACGGGCGCGCCCGTGGGCCCCGGGCTCGGCTGGCAGGACCTGCGGACGATCGAGCACTGCAGGCGGCTCCACGCCGCCGGCCTCCCCGTCACGCCGAACGGCACCGCGACCAAGGCCGCGTGGCTGCTCGAGCACGCCGGCGTGCGCGACCGGGACGACGTGTGCGTCGGGACCGTCGACGCCTGGATCGCGTGGACCCTCTCCGGAGGCGCCCTGCACGTCACGGACGCGAGCAATGCCTCCGCGAGCGGGATGGGGTCGGCCGCGGCGGGCGACTGGAACGGCGAGCTCCTCCGGGCCGTGGGCGTGCCGCGGCACGCGCTGCCCGCGATCGTCGACTCCTCGGGGATCCTCGGGCCGGCGCGCGCGCTCCCCGGCGCGCCGCCGATCGCCGGGATCGCCGGCGATCAGCAGGCCTCGCTCGCCGGCCAGGGCTGCGTCGCGCCGGGGATGGCGAAGATCACCTTCGGGACCGGCGCGATGCTCGACGTGTGTCTCGGCCCGGAGCGCCCGGGCTTCGAGCTCACCGGCCCGCAGGGCTGCGTGCCGCTCGTCGCCTGGCGCGTGCGCGGCGCCCTCACCTGGCTCCTCGAAGGCCTCGTCCTCGCGGCCGGGTCGAACGTCGAGTGGCTGCGCGACGGGCTCGGCCTCCTCGCCGACACCGATGATTGTCATTCCGTCGCCGCGTCGTGCGCGTCGTCGGAGGGCGTCGTCTTCGTCCCCGCGCTCCTCGGGCTCGGCACGCCGTACTGGGACTACGAGGCGCGCGGCGCGCTCCTCGGCCTGAGCCGGACGACGCGGCGCGCCCACGTGGTCCGCGCCGTGCTCGAGGGCATCGCGCAGCGCGCGGCGGACCTCGTCGAAGCGGCGGAGGTGGACGGCGGGCGCGCCATCGCGACGCTCCGGATCGACGGCGGGATGAGCGCGAACCCGACCTTCGTGCAGGCGGTCGCGGACGCGACGGGCCGCCCCGTCGCCGTCTCGGCGGAGCCCGAGGCCACGACGCTCGGCGCGGCCTTCCTGGCGGGCCTCGCGATCGGCACCTGGAAGGGCTGGGACGACGTCGCCGCCGCCCTGCCGCCGGCGCGCCGCGTCGAGCCCGCCGGCTCCTTCGACCGTGCCCGCTGGCGGGAGGCCTGCCGCCGGGCGGCGAAGCTCGCCGCACCACCCCCGGCGGCGACCCGATGA